Proteins from one Pongo abelii isolate AG06213 chromosome 7, NHGRI_mPonAbe1-v2.0_pri, whole genome shotgun sequence genomic window:
- the MBOAT4 gene encoding ghrelin O-acyltransferase has product MEWLRLFFLHPISFYQGAAFPFALLFNYLCIMDSFSTRARYLFLLAGGGALAVAAMGPYAMLVFTPAVCAVALFCSLAPWQVHRWTFCFQMSWQTLCHLGLHYTEYYLHEPPSVRFCITLSSLMLLTQRVTSLSLDICEGKVEAASGGIRSRSSLSEHVCKVLPYFSYLLFFPALLGGSLCSFQRFQARVQGSSVLYPRHSFWALSWRGLQILGLECLNVAVSTVVDAGAGLTDCQQFECIYVAWTTAGLFKLTYYSHWILDDSLLHAAGFGPELGQSPGEEGYVPDADIWTLERTHRISVFARKWNQSTAQWLRRLVFQHSRAWPLLQTFAFSAWWHGLHPGQVFGFLCWAVMVEADYLIHSFANEFIRSWPMRLFYRTLTWAHTQLIIAYIMLAVEVRSLSSLWLLCNSYNSVFPMVYCILLLLLAKKKHKCN; this is encoded by the exons GTACCTCTTTCTCCTGGCTGGAGGAGGTGCCCTGGCCGTGGCTGCCATGGGTCCCTATGCCATGCTCGTCTTCACCCCTGCTGTCTGTGCCGTggctctcttctgttccctgGCCCCGTGGCAAGTCCACAGGTGGACCTTCTGCTTTCAGATGAGCTGGCAGACCTTGTGTCACCTGGGTCTGCACTACACTGAGTATTATCTGCATGAGCCTCCTTCCGTGAG GTTCTGCATCACTCTTTCTTCTCTCATGCTCTTGACCCAGAGGGTCACGTCCCTCTCTCTGGACATTTGTGAGGGGAAAGTGGAGGCAGCATCTGGAGGCATCAGGAGCAGGAGCTCTTTGTCCGAGCATGTGTGTAAGGTGCTGCCCTATTTCAGCTACTTGCTCTTTTTCCCTGCTCTCCTGGGAGGCTCTCTGTGCTCCTTCCAGCGATTTCAGGCTCGTGTTCAAGGGTCCAGTGTTTTGTATCCCAGGCACTCTTTCTGGGCTCTGAGCTGGAGGGGTCTGCAGATTCTTGGACTAGAATGCCTAAACGTGGCAGTGAGCACGGTGGTGGATGCAGGAGCGGGACTGACCGATTGCCAGCAATTCGAGTGCATCTATGTCGCGTGGACCACAGCTGGGCTTTTCAAGCTCACCTACTACTCCCACTGGATCCTGGACGACTCCCTCCTCCACGCAGCGGGCTTTGGGCCTGAGCTTGGTCAGAGCCCTGGAGAGGAGGGATATGTCCCCGATGCGGACATCTGGACCCTGGAAAGAACCCACAGGATATCTGTGTTCGCAAGAAAGTGGAACCAAAGCACAGCTCAATGGCTCCGACGGCTTGTATTCCAGCACAGCAGGGCTTGGCCTTTGTTGCAGACGTTTGCCTTCTCTGCCTGGTGGCATGGACTCCATCCAGGACAGGTGTTTGGTTTCCTTTGCTGGGCCGTGATGGTGGAAGCTGACTACCTGATTCACTCCTTTGCCAATGAGTTTATCAGATCCTGGCCGATGAGGCTGTTCTATAGAACCCTCACCTGGGCCCACACCCAGTTGATCATTGCCTACATCATGCTGGCTGTGGAGGTCAGGAGCCTCTCCTCTCTCTGGTTGCTCTGTAATTCGTACAACAGTGTCTTTCCTATGGTGTACTGTATTCTGCTTTTGCTATTGGCGAAGAAAAAGCACAAATGTAACTGA